From Candidatus Nanohalococcus occultus:
AGCTTGTTTTTCAGCGGCTCGAGATCCTCTTTCATATCGTCCATCTTGATCTGTTTGCTCTTAGAGGAACCTTTTGACTTGATACGGTCCTTTCTCATTGTGGCAAGCAAGTGGTTGACTTCTGCGACTAGCTGTTCGTACTCTTTCATCTGGGCTTCGATGTAGGATATCTCTTCGTGAAGCTCTTCACGTAGCTCTTCGGTAGCTTCTTTCTTCAGCTCCTGTTTCATCTGCTGTTTGTCAATTCCGAACTGCTGTCTTACTGTCTTGTAGAACTTTTCCATGCCCATTGCTAAAACCTGTATTCACTCTTTGCTCGTAAAATCCTTTTAAGGCTTGTGGTTGCGGATTCTCGCAAAAAATCAAGAGTTTCCCGAGATTACTCTTCGTCCAGTGCCTCGGGTACGACCACTCCCATCTCCTCGAACTGGTTCTGCTCATAGAAACGGGCGGTGATGGCTCCGAGAACAGCATCGAACTGTTCGGCGCCTCTAATATTTGATGCCTCAACTCCGATAGACTTCAAGGCCTCGTCCGTATCAAGAGCAAGTTCTTCAGCTGTAATATGTGGATCAAAACGGATGAAATCGGGGGTATTGCCTCCCATAACATTGAACGCCTGGTCTTGAAGAGCCTCCAGACGTCTTGCCGTAGTTTTCTGCTGGCCTGAAGGCGTGAAAATATGTCCTTGTTCTTTTAGCTCTTTTTCTCCTTCGTTAAGCTCTGTAGGCCCGACTTCCATGGGGGCGTCTACAGCCACTACTCCTGGCTTTTTCTCATCGAGTTTCTCAACCAGTTCATCGTTGGTCGAGACCTCAAAGCACTCAATTTCCTCATCTAGAAAAGCTATAACGGATTTTTCTTCGATGTTATCCTTTAGTATAATTCCTGCTATCATTCTCTTATCTCTAGCTGTTCTTGAAACGTTTTCTGGGTTTCAAACTCATCGAGAGAACGGTTTTTCTCACGTTTCTCTCTGATCTGTTTGCTCTCAATAAAACTTTCAAGCCTATCAGCGAACTCGGCTAAAGCCTTGTTGAACTCCTCTGGTTTCTCATAGAAGCAGAAGCTGCCTCCTGCGACCTCCCGGACTGTTATATCCGGTCTTAGCGCGATAGCATCTTCAAGCGTTGAGAAACGATCGTCGGATGCCTGAATAACCAAGCCATTCTCAATTTCTGTATCGGACTCAATGCCGCTGTACGAACAGTAATCGCTGTAGTCCATCAGCTCAAGCTCTTCTGACAGTTCTCTGGCGATACGGTAGTTCGTATTCTCCGATAAAAACAGTTTTTTCAGGAGTTTGGGTTTGCCACACGTACTTGAGACTAGTTTGAACGTCTCGCGTCGAACTTTCGGGATCTCAAAGCTGAAGTTC
This genomic window contains:
- a CDS encoding alpha/beta fold hydrolase, producing the protein MEFEPLEEDIEYYDSKTDSNIQIVFVPGIGGWKTWKHQLKYFSNRYRTLCVRTDDRDYESSVKALKTVLNRKNLDNVVLIGSDLSNRVVQSFSDRKTVISTVMTNFSFEIPKVRRETFKLVSSTCGKPKLLKKLFLSENTNYRIARELSEELELMDYSDYCSYSGIESDTEIENGLVIQASDDRFSTLEDAIALRPDITVREVAGGSFCFYEKPEEFNKALAEFADRLESFIESKQIREKREKNRSLDEFETQKTFQEQLEIRE